A part of Tardiphaga sp. vice304 genomic DNA contains:
- a CDS encoding ABC transporter permease, which yields MTDLPATAPAPSPSMFARAIDSDIWHSFKQSRLTMAAAVIAGLLIMMALFAPLLSSQDPFDPRQLELINSRISPLWTADGQRPFLFGTDEQGRDIFSAILYGMRISLAVGILGVVFAAVLGISLGLIAGYVGGWVDSLIMRIADVQLTFPAILIALLIDGVAKSVFNNRLDSMGTLMVLVVAIGLSFWVQYARTVRGSVMVEKNRDYVAAAQLIGLPARIIMLRHVLPNTMGPILVIATINLALAIITEATLSFLGSGMPDTMPSLGTLIRIGNNYLFSGEWWVIAFPGLALASLILSINLLGDWLRDALNPKLR from the coding sequence ATGACTGATCTCCCGGCAACTGCCCCCGCCCCCTCACCTTCCATGTTCGCCCGCGCGATCGACAGCGACATCTGGCATTCGTTCAAACAATCGCGCCTGACGATGGCCGCCGCCGTGATCGCGGGACTGCTGATCATGATGGCGCTGTTTGCGCCTCTCTTGTCCTCGCAGGACCCGTTCGATCCGCGCCAGCTCGAGCTGATCAATTCGCGGATCTCGCCGCTGTGGACGGCGGACGGCCAGCGGCCGTTCCTGTTCGGCACCGACGAGCAGGGCCGCGATATTTTCTCCGCGATCCTCTACGGCATGCGGATTTCGCTCGCCGTCGGCATTCTCGGCGTGGTGTTCGCCGCAGTGCTGGGCATCTCGCTCGGGCTGATCGCGGGGTATGTCGGCGGCTGGGTCGACAGCCTGATCATGCGCATCGCCGACGTGCAGCTCACCTTTCCGGCGATCCTGATCGCGCTCCTGATCGACGGCGTCGCCAAGTCGGTGTTCAATAATCGGCTGGACTCGATGGGCACGCTTATGGTGCTGGTGGTCGCGATCGGGCTGAGCTTCTGGGTACAATATGCCCGCACCGTGCGCGGCTCGGTGATGGTCGAGAAGAACCGCGACTATGTCGCCGCGGCGCAACTGATCGGGCTGCCGGCGCGAATCATCATGCTGCGCCATGTGCTGCCCAACACGATGGGGCCGATCCTGGTGATCGCGACCATCAACCTCGCGCTCGCCATCATCACCGAGGCGACGCTGTCGTTCCTGGGATCCGGCATGCCCGATACCATGCCGTCGCTGGGCACGCTGATCCGGATCGGCAACAACTATCTGTTCTCCGGCGAATGGTGGGTGATCGCCTTCCCCGGCCTCGCATTGGCGTCGCTGATCCTGTCGATCAACCTGTTGGGCGACTGGCTGCGCGACGCGCTGAATCCGAAGCTGCGATGA
- a CDS encoding ABC transporter permease: protein MLAFILRRALQSIGVMIAVGIISFSMFRFAGDPVNQMVALDTSPAQRAEIRASLGLDDPVVVQFARYFGNALQFKFGVSYQFRQPVSSLLQERMPATLELATCATVLAMTFGILMGIYSALRRDSFLAKLMQAVSLIGISLPTFLIGILLIYLFAVTLGWLPSFGRGDVVKFRWWSTGLLTLSGLKALILPSITLGLFQMTLIMRLVRAEMLEVLRTDYIRFARARGLTTRAIHFGHALKNTLVPVITVAGLQFGSVIAFAIITETVFQWPGMGLLFVQAVQNVDIPIMAAYLLVVSLIFVTINLIVDILYTIVDPRLRASVGRTA from the coding sequence ATGCTCGCTTTCATCCTGCGCCGCGCGCTGCAGTCGATCGGGGTGATGATCGCCGTCGGAATCATCTCGTTTTCGATGTTCCGCTTTGCCGGCGACCCCGTGAACCAGATGGTCGCGCTCGACACCTCGCCGGCGCAGCGTGCCGAAATCCGCGCCTCGCTCGGGCTCGACGATCCCGTCGTCGTGCAGTTCGCGCGCTATTTCGGCAACGCCCTGCAGTTCAAGTTCGGCGTCTCCTACCAGTTTCGCCAGCCGGTGTCGTCGCTGCTGCAGGAGCGCATGCCAGCGACGCTGGAGCTGGCGACCTGCGCCACCGTCCTGGCAATGACGTTCGGCATTCTGATGGGCATCTACTCGGCGCTGCGCCGCGATTCGTTTCTCGCCAAGCTGATGCAGGCGGTGTCGCTGATCGGCATCTCGCTGCCGACCTTCCTGATCGGCATCCTGCTGATCTACCTGTTCGCCGTCACGCTCGGCTGGCTGCCGTCGTTCGGCCGCGGCGACGTCGTGAAGTTCCGCTGGTGGTCGACCGGTCTGTTAACCTTATCCGGGCTGAAGGCGCTGATCCTGCCGTCGATCACGCTCGGCCTGTTCCAGATGACCTTGATCATGCGGCTGGTGCGCGCCGAGATGCTCGAAGTGCTGCGCACCGACTACATCCGCTTCGCGCGCGCGCGCGGCCTCACCACGCGCGCGATCCATTTCGGCCACGCACTGAAAAACACGCTGGTGCCGGTGATCACCGTGGCCGGCCTGCAGTTCGGCTCGGTGATCGCGTTTGCGATCATCACCGAGACGGTATTCCAGTGGCCGGGCATGGGGCTCCTCTTCGTGCAGGCGGTACAGAATGTCGATATCCCGATCATGGCGGCGTATCTCCTGGTGGTGTCGCTGATCTTCGTCACCATCAATCTGATCGTCGATATTCTCTACACTATCGTCGATCCTCGGCTGCGGGCGAGCGTGGGGAGGACGGCATGA
- a CDS encoding ABC transporter substrate-binding protein, giving the protein MSIRQTCVKLGLAAFALIVAAGAPASAQTLRYANQGDLKSLDPYTLRETTTIAHHGQVYEGLVKRGKNLEIIPGLAESWETPEPTRWRFHLRKNVTFANGDPFTADDVIFSADRVRAKGSDFQTVVPVDAKAVKIDDHTVDFVLTSPNPILTSQWDVWYIMDKKWAEANNAVMPTPAAATSPSFAALNANGTGPFVIESHQPGVKTVFKVNPNWWGKPEHNLKEIVFTPISSDATRVAALLSGEVDLIEPVPVQDIARVNGSANASVLAGPELRTIFLGMDQIRDELLVSNVKGKNPFKDIKVREAFYKAIDIELIKTRVMRGLSTPSALMIAPPLFKLSGDFTRPKYDAEGAKKLLAEAGYPDGFELGMDCPNDRYVNDAAICQAVVGMLSRIGVKVTLNAQPKALFFGKIFKSGGYQTSFYLLGWTPGTQDSHNVMFDIMGCRDNPASSRGATNVAGYCNKEFDKLTDQVLQETDTAKRDLLIKAGFEIASKDFAYIPLHQQALAWGVSKKIKLVQRPDNQVLPYWAVKTE; this is encoded by the coding sequence ATGTCCATTCGTCAGACGTGCGTCAAACTTGGTCTCGCCGCCTTCGCCCTGATTGTCGCAGCCGGCGCACCGGCGTCGGCGCAGACCTTGCGCTACGCCAACCAGGGCGACCTCAAATCGCTCGATCCCTATACGCTGCGCGAGACCACCACCATCGCGCATCACGGCCAGGTCTATGAAGGCCTGGTCAAGCGCGGCAAGAACCTCGAGATCATTCCCGGCCTCGCCGAGAGCTGGGAAACGCCGGAGCCGACGCGCTGGCGTTTCCACCTGCGCAAGAACGTGACCTTCGCCAATGGCGATCCTTTCACCGCCGACGACGTGATCTTCTCCGCCGACCGCGTCCGCGCCAAGGGATCGGATTTCCAGACCGTGGTGCCGGTCGACGCCAAGGCGGTCAAGATCGACGACCATACCGTCGATTTCGTGCTGACCTCGCCCAATCCCATTCTGACCTCGCAATGGGACGTGTGGTACATCATGGACAAGAAGTGGGCGGAGGCGAACAACGCCGTGATGCCCACGCCGGCAGCCGCGACCTCGCCGAGCTTCGCTGCGCTGAACGCCAACGGCACCGGGCCGTTCGTCATCGAAAGCCACCAGCCCGGCGTCAAGACCGTGTTCAAGGTCAACCCGAACTGGTGGGGCAAGCCGGAGCACAATCTGAAGGAAATCGTGTTCACGCCGATCTCCTCGGACGCAACCCGCGTCGCAGCGCTGCTGTCCGGCGAGGTCGACCTGATCGAGCCGGTGCCGGTGCAGGACATCGCCCGCGTCAACGGCTCAGCCAATGCCAGCGTTCTCGCCGGGCCGGAGCTGCGCACCATTTTCCTCGGCATGGACCAGATCCGCGACGAACTGCTGGTCTCCAACGTCAAGGGCAAGAACCCCTTCAAGGACATCAAAGTCCGCGAAGCCTTCTACAAGGCGATCGACATCGAACTGATCAAGACCCGCGTGATGCGCGGCCTGTCGACGCCGTCAGCGCTGATGATCGCGCCGCCTTTGTTCAAGCTGTCCGGCGATTTCACGCGGCCGAAGTACGACGCCGAGGGCGCCAAGAAACTGCTCGCCGAGGCCGGCTATCCCGACGGCTTCGAGCTCGGCATGGATTGCCCGAACGACCGGTACGTCAACGACGCCGCGATCTGCCAGGCGGTGGTCGGCATGCTGTCCCGGATCGGCGTCAAGGTGACGCTGAACGCCCAGCCCAAGGCGCTGTTCTTCGGCAAGATCTTCAAGTCGGGCGGCTACCAGACCTCGTTCTATTTGCTCGGCTGGACGCCCGGCACGCAGGATTCCCACAACGTGATGTTCGACATCATGGGCTGCCGCGACAATCCGGCGAGTTCGCGCGGCGCCACCAATGTCGCCGGCTACTGCAACAAGGAGTTCGACAAGCTCACCGACCAGGTGCTGCAGGAAACCGACACCGCCAAGCGCGACCTCCTGATCAAGGCCGGCTTCGAAATCGCCAGCAAGGACTTTGCCTACATCCCGTTGCACCAGCAGGCGCTGGCCTGGGGCGTGTCGAAGAAAATCAAGCTGGTGCAGCGCCCGGACAACCAGGTGCTGCCCTACTGGGCCGTGAAAACGGAATAG
- a CDS encoding FAD-dependent oxidoreductase, which translates to MTELKADVLVLGAGMVGVSAALHLQARGRNVVLVDRNERAGEETSYGNAGLIECASVFPYMFPRDAGQILKYAMNRSPDVHYHLDALPGFLPWMVRYFLNSSPQGSLRSALAALPLIQRSLQEHQALIEEAGVPELLRRTGWIKLFRSEKTMEKSLGELARDRDYGIEGHVLNAAAIADKEPNLSGDFAGAIHWPTPGFIPDPGALAKAYAKLFIRKGGRFLAADARTLTQGDGGWRVAGPGGALVARDAVVALGPWSDEVYRPLGYAIPMMTKRGYHIHLSPSGNAVLHHPVLDTDNGYLLAPMNRGIRLTTGAEFARRDAPPTPVQVERTLPIARKMFPLGEQIEPKPWMGSRPCLPDMLPVIGRAPRHKGLWFDFGHQHHGLTLGPVSGRLLADMVTGVTPFTDPSSFAVERFG; encoded by the coding sequence ATGACGGAATTGAAGGCGGATGTGCTGGTGCTCGGCGCCGGCATGGTGGGCGTGTCGGCGGCGCTGCATCTGCAGGCGCGCGGCCGCAACGTCGTGCTGGTCGATCGCAATGAGCGGGCCGGCGAAGAGACCAGCTATGGCAATGCCGGGCTGATCGAATGCGCCTCGGTATTCCCCTATATGTTTCCGCGCGATGCCGGCCAGATCCTGAAATACGCGATGAACCGGTCGCCCGACGTGCATTATCACCTCGACGCGCTGCCGGGCTTCCTGCCGTGGATGGTCCGCTATTTCCTCAATTCGTCGCCGCAAGGATCGCTGCGCAGCGCGCTCGCTGCACTGCCGCTGATCCAGCGCAGTTTGCAGGAACATCAGGCGCTGATCGAGGAAGCCGGCGTGCCGGAACTGCTGCGCCGCACCGGCTGGATCAAGCTGTTCCGTTCCGAAAAGACGATGGAGAAGAGCCTCGGCGAACTGGCGCGCGACCGCGACTACGGCATCGAGGGCCACGTACTGAACGCTGCTGCCATCGCCGACAAGGAACCCAACCTGTCCGGCGATTTTGCCGGCGCGATTCATTGGCCGACGCCGGGCTTCATTCCCGATCCCGGCGCGCTGGCAAAGGCCTATGCCAAACTGTTCATCCGCAAGGGCGGCCGTTTTCTCGCCGCCGACGCGCGAACCCTGACGCAGGGCGACGGCGGCTGGCGCGTCGCGGGCCCCGGCGGCGCGCTGGTCGCGCGCGACGCGGTGGTGGCGCTGGGTCCGTGGTCGGACGAGGTCTACCGGCCGCTCGGCTATGCCATCCCGATGATGACCAAGCGCGGTTATCACATCCATCTTTCGCCGTCCGGCAATGCGGTGCTGCATCACCCGGTGCTCGACACCGACAACGGTTACCTGCTGGCGCCGATGAACCGCGGCATCCGGCTGACCACCGGCGCCGAATTCGCCCGCCGCGACGCGCCGCCGACGCCTGTGCAGGTCGAACGCACGCTCCCCATTGCGCGAAAAATGTTTCCGCTCGGCGAACAGATCGAGCCGAAGCCGTGGATGGGATCGCGGCCGTGCCTGCCGGACATGCTGCCGGTGATTGGGCGGGCGCCTCGTCACAAGGGTCTGTGGTTCGATTTCGGCCACCAGCACCACGGCCTGACGCTGGGCCCGGTCAGCGGGCGTCTGCTGGCCGACATGGTGACGGGCGTCACGCCGTTCACCGATCCCAGTTCGTTCGCCGTCGAACGCTTCGGCTGA
- a CDS encoding DUF6489 family protein, producing MKVTVVMDCTPEEARAFLGLPDVQPMQTAMMEQLQGKMMANVDKFSPESLMQSWFTFDPKMGEKFQELFLNMATLGTRPAEKK from the coding sequence ATGAAAGTAACCGTTGTCATGGACTGCACGCCTGAAGAGGCGCGGGCGTTCCTGGGCCTTCCCGACGTGCAGCCGATGCAGACCGCGATGATGGAGCAGTTGCAGGGGAAGATGATGGCCAACGTCGACAAGTTCTCCCCGGAATCGCTGATGCAGAGCTGGTTCACCTTCGATCCCAAGATGGGTGAGAAGTTCCAGGAGCTGTTCCTCAACATGGCGACCCTGGGGACGCGGCCCGCGGAGAAGAAGTAG
- a CDS encoding alpha/beta fold hydrolase has protein sequence MIDMPPLHFAEVNGIRMGYYDSGPISDTPPMLLCHGWPELAFSWRHQIKALAAAGIRVIAPDQRGFGATDRPEHVEDYDIAHLIADLVGLLDHLQIDRAIFVGHDWGGFVVWQMPLRYPDRVAGVVGINTPHLARAPVDPIAIYRKRFGDTMYVVQFQDSQEPDRIFAENVATTFEVFMRKPMPLAPGVAAARPNLAFPQLVEAYDAAKDRRLPILTDEEKQVFVETYTATGFTGGINWYRNITRNWEHSADLDHTVRVPALMIMAEHDAVLPPSMADGMERLVPDLEKHLVRDSGHWTQQEKPDEVSALLIAWRRRRFG, from the coding sequence ATGATCGACATGCCGCCGCTGCATTTCGCCGAGGTCAACGGCATCCGGATGGGCTATTACGATTCCGGCCCGATCAGTGACACGCCGCCGATGTTGCTGTGCCACGGCTGGCCGGAGCTGGCGTTCTCCTGGCGGCACCAGATCAAGGCGCTGGCCGCGGCCGGCATTCGTGTCATCGCGCCGGACCAGCGCGGCTTCGGCGCGACCGACCGGCCCGAGCATGTCGAGGATTACGACATCGCACATCTCATCGCCGACCTCGTCGGGCTGCTCGATCATCTGCAGATCGACCGCGCGATCTTTGTCGGCCATGACTGGGGCGGCTTCGTGGTCTGGCAGATGCCGTTGCGCTACCCTGATCGCGTCGCCGGCGTGGTCGGCATCAACACGCCGCATCTAGCAAGGGCACCGGTCGATCCAATCGCGATCTATCGCAAGCGATTTGGCGACACGATGTACGTCGTCCAGTTCCAGGACTCGCAGGAGCCGGACCGGATCTTCGCGGAGAATGTCGCAACCACCTTCGAGGTGTTCATGCGCAAGCCGATGCCGCTGGCGCCCGGCGTCGCGGCGGCCAGGCCCAATCTGGCGTTCCCGCAACTGGTCGAGGCCTATGACGCGGCCAAGGACCGAAGGCTGCCGATCCTCACGGACGAAGAGAAGCAGGTGTTCGTCGAGACCTATACCGCAACGGGCTTCACCGGCGGCATCAACTGGTATCGCAACATCACGCGCAACTGGGAGCATTCCGCCGATCTCGACCACACCGTGCGTGTGCCGGCTCTGATGATCATGGCCGAGCACGACGCCGTGCTGCCGCCGTCGATGGCCGACGGCATGGAGAGGCTGGTACCGGATCTGGAGAAGCATCTGGTCCGCGACAGCGGCCACTGGACCCAGCAGGAAAAGCCCGACGAGGTCAGCGCGCTGCTGATCGCCTGGCGCCGTCGGCGATTTGGCTGA
- a CDS encoding alpha/beta hydrolase, giving the protein MARPSAHSLASTVAYQPPRLVSANGIELCYDSFGDSRAEPMVMIMGLGAQMIHWDDEFCRDIAANGFRVIRFDNRDIGLSSKMAGGKPLTIFELAKLRYFGRPVAAPYKLSDMAADVVGLLDALGIEAAHVVGASMGGMIAQELAIEHPQRVRSLVSIMSTTGHPRLPQPGRAVAVQLLQKQPTSYEEFVARFKQTWLFLRVGSFPEDEARDLDRAHRTYARGLEPDGVSRQLRAILASGSRKERLASVTAPTLVIHGKVDPLVHPAGGRDTAASIPGAKLLMIDGMGHALPISMWREVIDAIVDHAYGVTGFSQIADGARRSAAR; this is encoded by the coding sequence ATGGCCCGCCCCTCCGCACATTCCCTCGCATCCACCGTCGCCTACCAGCCGCCCCGGCTGGTATCAGCCAATGGTATCGAGCTGTGCTACGACAGCTTCGGCGATAGCAGGGCCGAGCCGATGGTGATGATCATGGGGCTCGGCGCCCAGATGATCCACTGGGACGACGAGTTCTGCCGCGACATCGCAGCAAACGGCTTTCGCGTGATCCGCTTCGACAACCGCGACATCGGCCTGTCCAGCAAGATGGCGGGCGGCAAGCCGCTGACGATTTTCGAACTGGCAAAGCTGCGCTATTTCGGCCGGCCGGTCGCCGCGCCCTACAAGCTCTCGGACATGGCGGCCGACGTCGTCGGCCTGCTCGACGCGCTCGGCATCGAGGCCGCGCATGTCGTCGGCGCCTCGATGGGCGGCATGATCGCGCAGGAACTGGCGATCGAACATCCGCAGCGGGTGCGCTCGCTGGTCTCGATCATGTCGACCACCGGCCATCCGCGGCTGCCGCAGCCCGGCCGCGCCGTCGCTGTGCAATTGCTGCAGAAGCAGCCGACGAGCTATGAAGAATTCGTCGCGCGCTTCAAGCAGACCTGGCTGTTCCTGCGCGTCGGCAGCTTCCCGGAAGACGAGGCGCGCGATCTCGACCGCGCGCACCGCACCTATGCCCGCGGCCTCGAGCCCGACGGCGTCAGCCGGCAGTTGCGCGCCATCCTCGCCTCCGGCAGCCGCAAGGAACGGCTGGCGTCGGTGACCGCGCCGACTTTGGTGATCCACGGCAAGGTAGATCCCCTGGTCCACCCGGCCGGCGGTCGCGACACCGCCGCCTCGATCCCCGGCGCGAAGCTGCTGATGATCGACGGCATGGGCCACGCGCTGCCGATCTCGATGTGGAGAGAGGTGATCGACGCCATCGTCGACCACGCATACGGCGTGACGGGGTTCAGCCAAATCGCCGACGGCGCCAGGCGATCAGCAGCGCGCTGA
- a CDS encoding fatty acid--CoA ligase, producing MCVSQAATLADVIRLQAKLRGPSTALVFEGHPTSFATLDEHASRVANGLIAQGIKPRERIAYLGKNSDVFLELLLGAIKAGVVMAPVNWRLAAPEIAFIIRDCQARMLFVGPEFVEQVRDLVPEIPDVRVVMTTEGGASEWPDFRSWRDAQSDTDPMTPLATDDIAIQLYTSGTTGKPKGAMLTHDNFLSLLRIAENDPPDWNRWTADDVSLVAMPMFHIGGIGWAVFGLYHGAKGVIAREFDPGKVLDDFAQHGISKLFLVPAAMQFIVRQPRAREMDFSKLRYILYGASPIPAALLRECIEVFGCGFVQMYGMTETTGTIVVLAPEDHVEGRACMRAAGRALPGVEIAILDADGRPLPTGEVGEIATRSGSNMAGYWNQPDATARTLDADNWLRTGDAGYLDADGFLYIHDRIKDMIISGGENIYPAEVESAICDHPDVAEVAVVGVPDETWGEAVKAVVVLKPGKSLSAPELIGFTKERIAGFKSPKSIDFIAALPRNASGKILRRHLRDPYWEGRERQVN from the coding sequence ATGTGCGTTTCACAAGCGGCGACGCTCGCCGATGTCATCCGGCTTCAGGCGAAGTTGCGGGGCCCGTCCACCGCGCTGGTGTTCGAGGGGCACCCGACTTCCTTCGCCACGCTGGATGAACATGCCAGCCGTGTGGCCAACGGGCTGATCGCGCAAGGCATCAAACCGCGCGAGCGCATCGCCTATCTCGGCAAGAACAGCGACGTCTTCCTCGAGCTGCTGCTCGGCGCGATCAAGGCGGGTGTGGTGATGGCGCCGGTGAACTGGCGGCTGGCCGCGCCCGAGATCGCCTTCATCATCCGTGACTGCCAGGCCCGGATGCTGTTCGTCGGCCCGGAATTCGTCGAGCAGGTGCGCGACCTCGTGCCGGAAATTCCCGATGTGCGCGTGGTCATGACCACCGAAGGCGGCGCCTCGGAATGGCCGGACTTCCGTAGCTGGCGCGACGCACAAAGCGACACCGACCCGATGACGCCGCTTGCGACCGATGACATCGCGATCCAGCTCTACACCTCGGGCACCACCGGCAAGCCGAAAGGCGCGATGCTGACGCACGATAATTTCCTGTCGCTGCTGCGCATCGCCGAAAACGACCCGCCGGACTGGAACCGGTGGACGGCGGACGACGTCTCGCTGGTGGCCATGCCGATGTTCCACATCGGCGGCATCGGCTGGGCGGTGTTCGGCCTGTACCACGGCGCCAAGGGCGTGATCGCGCGGGAGTTCGATCCCGGCAAGGTGCTCGACGATTTCGCGCAGCATGGCATTTCGAAACTGTTTTTGGTGCCGGCGGCGATGCAGTTCATCGTGCGGCAGCCGCGCGCCCGCGAGATGGATTTCTCGAAACTGCGCTACATCCTGTACGGCGCCTCGCCGATCCCCGCCGCGCTTCTGAGGGAATGCATCGAGGTGTTCGGCTGCGGCTTCGTGCAGATGTACGGCATGACCGAGACCACCGGCACCATCGTGGTGCTGGCGCCGGAGGACCATGTCGAGGGCCGCGCCTGCATGCGCGCCGCCGGCCGCGCGCTGCCCGGCGTCGAGATTGCGATCCTCGATGCCGACGGCCGACCCTTGCCGACAGGCGAGGTCGGTGAGATCGCGACGCGCTCGGGCTCCAACATGGCGGGCTACTGGAACCAGCCGGACGCCACCGCGCGCACGCTGGATGCCGACAACTGGCTGCGCACCGGCGACGCCGGCTATCTCGACGCTGACGGCTTTCTCTACATTCACGACCGCATCAAGGACATGATCATCTCCGGCGGCGAGAACATCTACCCCGCCGAAGTCGAGAGCGCGATCTGCGACCATCCCGATGTCGCCGAAGTCGCCGTCGTCGGCGTCCCGGACGAGACCTGGGGCGAGGCCGTCAAGGCGGTGGTGGTATTGAAGCCCGGCAAGAGCCTCAGCGCGCCCGAACTGATTGGCTTCACCAAAGAGCGCATCGCCGGTTTCAAGTCGCCGAAGTCGATCGACTTCATCGCCGCATTGCCGCGCAACGCATCCGGCAAGATCCTGCGGCGCCATCTGCGCGATCCCTATTGGGAAGGAAGGGAGCGGCAGGTGAACTAA
- a CDS encoding SDR family oxidoreductase has translation MFNAQLLAGRNILVTGGGTGLGKSMAARFLELGADVHICGRRKSVCDETATELMAEYGGKVTSHGVNIADAAAVDAMIESIFAEKPLTDLINNAAGNFIARTQDLTPRGFDAVANIVMHGTFYVTHAVGKRWIAGKTPGNVVSITVTWVRNGSPYVVPSTMSKSAIHAMTMSLATEWGRYGIRLNTIAPGEIPTEGMSKRIKPGDEAGARTRAQNPMGRVGKMEELQNLAVFLISGGCDWISGETIAMDGAQALAMGGNFYQLREWSDADWTAARDSIKAQNDKDKAARG, from the coding sequence ATGTTCAATGCACAGCTTCTCGCAGGGCGAAACATTCTGGTGACGGGCGGCGGCACCGGCCTCGGCAAATCGATGGCGGCGCGCTTCCTCGAACTCGGCGCCGACGTGCATATCTGCGGCCGCCGCAAGAGCGTGTGCGACGAGACCGCCACCGAGTTGATGGCGGAGTATGGCGGCAAGGTCACCAGCCACGGCGTCAACATCGCGGATGCCGCCGCGGTCGATGCGATGATCGAGAGCATCTTTGCCGAGAAGCCGCTGACCGACCTGATCAACAATGCCGCCGGCAATTTCATCGCCCGCACCCAGGACCTCACGCCGCGCGGCTTCGACGCGGTGGCCAATATCGTGATGCACGGCACGTTCTACGTGACGCATGCGGTGGGCAAGCGCTGGATTGCCGGCAAGACGCCCGGCAACGTGGTGTCGATCACCGTGACGTGGGTGCGCAACGGCAGCCCCTATGTGGTGCCCTCGACCATGAGCAAGTCGGCGATCCACGCCATGACGATGTCGCTGGCGACCGAATGGGGCCGCTACGGCATCCGCCTCAACACGATTGCTCCCGGCGAGATCCCGACCGAGGGCATGAGCAAGCGCATCAAGCCCGGCGACGAGGCCGGCGCCCGTACCCGCGCGCAAAATCCGATGGGCCGGGTCGGCAAGATGGAGGAATTGCAGAACCTCGCGGTGTTCCTGATCTCCGGCGGCTGCGACTGGATCTCGGGCGAGACCATCGCGATGGACGGCGCGCAGGCGCTCGCGATGGGCGGCAATTTCTATCAGCTCCGCGAATGGTCCGACGCCGACTGGACCGCCGCGCGCGACAGCATCAAGGCGCAGAACGACAAGGACAAGGCGGCACGGGGGTAG
- a CDS encoding crotonase/enoyl-CoA hydratase family protein produces the protein MQDRVTVSMVDGVADVRLNRADKMNALDVAMFEALVATSARLAVEKGLRAVVLSGEGRAFCAGLDMGRFAAMKAHGGEGIPGAPKRDLAARTHGLANHSQQAVWGFRQLPVPVIAAVHGVALGGGFQLALGADLRFLAPDARMSIMEIKWGLVPDMAGTPILASLVRDDILRELTYTGRVFSAQEALSYGLATRICDDPHAEAMATARDIAGKSPDAIRAAKRMLNNLCVDPGPALLAESVEQAALMGQPNQLEAVRANIEKRAPNFVD, from the coding sequence ATGCAAGATCGCGTCACCGTATCGATGGTGGACGGCGTCGCCGACGTCCGACTGAACCGCGCCGACAAGATGAATGCGCTCGATGTCGCGATGTTCGAGGCGCTGGTGGCGACCTCGGCGCGGCTTGCCGTGGAAAAGGGGCTGCGGGCGGTGGTGCTGTCGGGCGAGGGCCGGGCGTTCTGCGCCGGGCTCGACATGGGGCGCTTCGCGGCCATGAAGGCGCACGGCGGCGAGGGCATTCCAGGCGCGCCGAAGCGCGACCTCGCGGCGCGCACTCATGGCCTCGCCAATCATTCCCAGCAGGCGGTGTGGGGCTTTCGCCAACTGCCGGTGCCGGTGATCGCGGCGGTGCATGGCGTGGCGCTCGGCGGCGGCTTCCAGCTCGCCCTCGGCGCCGACCTGCGTTTTCTGGCGCCGGATGCGCGGATGTCGATCATGGAGATCAAATGGGGCCTGGTGCCGGACATGGCGGGCACGCCGATCCTGGCCTCCCTCGTGCGCGACGATATCCTGCGTGAGCTGACCTACACCGGCCGCGTGTTCTCGGCGCAGGAAGCGCTCAGCTACGGCCTCGCCACAAGGATCTGCGACGATCCGCATGCCGAAGCGATGGCGACCGCGCGCGACATCGCCGGCAAGAGCCCGGACGCGATCCGCGCCGCCAAGCGCATGCTCAACAATCTCTGCGTCGATCCCGGCCCGGCATTGCTCGCCGAATCCGTCGAGCAGGCCGCCCTGATGGGCCAGCCCAACCAACTCGAGGCCGTCCGCGCCAATATCGAAAAGCGCGCGCCGAACTTTGTGGACTGA